The following proteins come from a genomic window of Paenibacillus spongiae:
- a CDS encoding phytanoyl-CoA dioxygenase family protein, translating into MGLSKEQLEQFQENGFLVIGPLLTEDELAALRSRIDALASGEDPLSARVGIRLEADAEKLKQESKLNKVWQIMDASSYDETIARHARNPQILDIVEQLLGTSDIKLFGDQTLMKPAHHGSPVSWHQDSGYWTQISPPALVNCWTALDDATIENGCVRYVPGSHKRGVLEHHRENDGFLHVRDFDPNQAVPAEVPAGWCAFHHSCTIHSSGPNLSPNRRRGLVTSYMRADSEWVGAIGRKAFPLVRGREYEGRV; encoded by the coding sequence ATGGGATTAAGTAAAGAGCAGCTGGAACAGTTTCAAGAAAACGGATTTTTAGTCATCGGTCCGCTCCTGACAGAGGACGAACTGGCTGCTCTGCGCAGCAGGATCGATGCGCTGGCCTCGGGGGAAGATCCGTTGTCGGCGCGAGTCGGGATCCGGCTGGAGGCCGATGCAGAGAAGTTGAAGCAGGAATCCAAGCTAAATAAGGTGTGGCAGATTATGGATGCCTCTTCTTACGATGAAACCATAGCCAGGCATGCCCGCAATCCCCAAATACTCGATATTGTCGAGCAATTGCTCGGCACATCGGATATCAAGCTGTTCGGAGACCAAACCCTGATGAAGCCGGCGCATCACGGTTCGCCTGTTTCCTGGCATCAGGATTCCGGGTATTGGACGCAGATCAGTCCTCCCGCACTCGTTAACTGCTGGACGGCGCTTGACGATGCGACGATCGAGAACGGCTGCGTTCGTTACGTCCCCGGCTCGCATAAGCGCGGGGTTCTGGAGCATCACAGGGAGAATGACGGATTTCTGCATGTGCGCGACTTTGACCCGAATCAAGCGGTTCCGGCGGAAGTTCCTGCCGGGTGGTGCGCTTTTCACCACAGCTGCACGATCCACAGCAGCGGTCCCAACTTGTCCCCGAACCGTCGGCGCGGGCTGGTAACCTCCTATATGCGAGCAGATTCAGAGTGGGTAGGGGCAATCGGGAGGAAAGCGTTTCCCCTGGTCCGCGGAAGGGAATACGAGGGAAGAGTTTGA
- a CDS encoding aspartate aminotransferase family protein codes for MSRNVQIYEESKKYTPGGVHTSIRSVDPFPVFVKAQGAYIYDADGRKYIDYQAAFGPFILGHNHPYVNAKVIEAIGRTDLYGVGCTDLEVECARLICKHVPSSEQVLFCNSGSEATYHAIRLSRAVTGRKKLIKFQGCYHGWHDYAARNMLSAWEMIGKRDPGSAGMLDEAVDHTLVCTFNDLDDVERTFRENKGEIAALIVEPIPHNIGCVLPQPGFLQGLRELCSANGTLLIFDEVITGFRHDIGGFQLVAGVTPDLTTMGKAMANGYPIAAIAGRKPYMERFNTNPGGDVWFAGTYNGHAVGTAASIATIELMENEPVHERIFRLGDRMRAGIREIHERLGIKAFVAGFGSVWTTYFMDFEPKHYGDLQHNDASMYLSYRRKLNENGIFKLPMNLKRNHIGYSHTDEDIDVTLEIIESVLKELRS; via the coding sequence ATGTCACGTAATGTGCAAATATACGAGGAATCGAAGAAATATACGCCAGGCGGCGTTCATACTTCTATACGCAGCGTCGATCCTTTCCCTGTATTCGTAAAAGCGCAGGGTGCCTATATCTATGATGCGGACGGCAGGAAATATATCGATTATCAGGCGGCCTTCGGCCCGTTCATACTCGGGCATAATCATCCATACGTCAATGCAAAGGTCATTGAAGCGATCGGCAGGACGGATCTGTACGGGGTCGGCTGTACCGATTTGGAAGTGGAATGCGCACGCCTCATCTGCAAGCATGTCCCCTCCTCCGAGCAGGTGCTCTTCTGCAACTCGGGATCGGAAGCGACTTACCATGCAATCCGGTTGTCCCGAGCCGTTACGGGGCGGAAGAAGCTGATCAAATTTCAAGGCTGCTACCATGGCTGGCACGATTATGCAGCACGCAACATGTTAAGCGCGTGGGAAATGATCGGCAAACGCGACCCCGGTTCTGCAGGCATGCTTGACGAGGCTGTCGATCATACGCTGGTTTGTACGTTCAACGATTTGGACGATGTCGAGCGGACCTTCCGGGAGAACAAGGGGGAGATCGCCGCCCTGATCGTCGAGCCGATTCCCCATAATATAGGCTGCGTGCTACCCCAGCCGGGCTTCCTTCAAGGATTGCGGGAGCTTTGTTCGGCTAACGGAACGCTGCTGATCTTCGACGAAGTCATAACGGGCTTTCGCCATGACATCGGCGGATTTCAGCTGGTGGCCGGCGTAACCCCCGATTTGACAACGATGGGCAAAGCGATGGCCAACGGTTACCCGATCGCCGCAATCGCCGGAAGGAAGCCTTATATGGAGCGGTTCAATACGAATCCGGGCGGTGACGTCTGGTTCGCAGGAACATACAACGGGCATGCCGTCGGCACGGCCGCATCCATTGCAACCATTGAGCTGATGGAGAATGAGCCGGTGCATGAACGGATCTTCCGATTGGGGGATCGGATGCGCGCCGGAATCCGCGAGATCCATGAACGGTTAGGCATCAAGGCGTTCGTAGCCGGCTTCGGTTCGGTCTGGACGACGTATTTCATGGACTTTGAACCGAAGCATTACGGCGATTTACAGCATAACGATGCCTCGATGTATCTCAGCTACCGCCGCAAACTGAATGAGAATGGAATCTTCAAGCTGCCGATGAATTTGAAACGCAATCATATCGGGTACAGCCATACCGACGAGGATATCGACGTTACGCTGGAGATCATCGAATCCGTTTTGAAGGAGCTTCGTTCATAG